Proteins found in one Helicobacter sp. NHP19-003 genomic segment:
- a CDS encoding YceI family protein, producing the protein MRFYTLSLILAGLLSAIPYKVDTTHSSVGFSATHLLVSKVNGDFSKFKGAVDIEKGQLKALDGEIEIQSIDTKNAKRDKDLLSANFFDAHEYPKGYLKATKISQKGDGGLQIKAMLKLKDTEKEITLNGKLTGPIKHPMSGVDVYGLELQGVVSRKAFKIGQNTPAKLVGENIQIAIHLELHH; encoded by the coding sequence ATGCGCTTTTACACATTGAGTTTAATTTTGGCTGGTTTGCTCTCAGCCATCCCTTACAAAGTTGACACGACCCACTCCAGCGTGGGTTTTAGCGCCACCCATTTATTGGTGTCTAAGGTCAATGGGGACTTCTCCAAATTTAAAGGGGCTGTGGACATTGAAAAGGGGCAGTTAAAAGCCTTGGATGGGGAGATCGAGATTCAAAGCATCGACACCAAAAACGCCAAAAGAGACAAGGATTTGCTCTCGGCTAACTTCTTTGACGCGCACGAATACCCCAAGGGCTATTTAAAAGCCACAAAAATCAGCCAAAAAGGCGATGGAGGCTTGCAAATCAAAGCCATGCTAAAACTTAAAGACACAGAGAAAGAAATCACTTTGAATGGCAAGCTCACAGGGCCCATTAAACACCCCATGAGCGGGGTGGATGTTTACGGCCTAGAGTTGCAGGGCGTGGTTTCGCGCAAGGCCTTTAAAATCGGGCAGAACACCCCCGCTAAACTTGTGGGTGAAAATATCCAAATCGCCATCCATTTGGAGTTGCACCACTAA
- the tuf gene encoding elongation factor Tu, with product MAKAKFERNKPHVNVGTIGHVDHGKTTLSAAISAVLSLKGLAELKDYDNIDNAPEEKERGITIATSHIEYSTENRHYAHVDCPGHADYVKNMITGAAQMDGAILVVSAADGPMPQTREHILLARQVGVPYIVVFLNKQDMVDDQELLDLVEMEVRELLSTYEFPGDDTPIVAGSALKALEEAKAGNIGEWGQKVLKLMEEVDKYIPTPERDTEKAFLMPVEDVFSIAGRGTVVTGRIERGVVKIGDEVEIVGIKPTQKTTVTGVEMFRKELEKGEAGDNVGVLLRGTKKEEVFRGMVLCKPGSITPHKKFEGEVYVLSKEEGGRHTPFFNGYRPQFYVRTTDVTGSITLPEGTEMIMPGDNTKIVVELISSIALELGTKFAIREGGKTVGAGVVTKIIE from the coding sequence ATGGCAAAAGCGAAGTTTGAACGGAACAAACCCCATGTCAATGTGGGCACCATCGGACATGTTGACCATGGCAAAACCACTTTGAGCGCGGCGATCTCTGCTGTGCTCTCTTTAAAAGGCCTAGCCGAATTAAAAGACTATGACAATATTGACAACGCCCCAGAGGAAAAAGAAAGGGGCATCACGATCGCCACTTCCCACATTGAGTACTCCACAGAAAACCGCCACTATGCGCATGTGGACTGCCCCGGACACGCCGACTATGTGAAAAACATGATCACCGGTGCTGCCCAAATGGACGGCGCGATTTTAGTCGTGTCTGCTGCCGATGGCCCCATGCCCCAAACCCGTGAGCACATTTTGCTAGCCCGCCAAGTGGGTGTGCCCTACATCGTGGTGTTCTTGAATAAACAAGACATGGTGGATGACCAAGAATTGCTAGATTTAGTGGAAATGGAAGTGCGTGAACTGCTCAGCACCTACGAGTTCCCCGGGGACGACACCCCTATTGTGGCTGGCTCTGCTCTCAAAGCTCTAGAAGAAGCCAAAGCCGGCAACATCGGGGAATGGGGCCAAAAAGTGTTGAAACTCATGGAAGAAGTGGATAAATACATCCCCACCCCTGAGCGCGACACAGAAAAAGCTTTCTTAATGCCTGTAGAAGATGTGTTCTCCATCGCTGGGCGGGGTACTGTTGTTACCGGCCGTATTGAAAGAGGCGTGGTGAAAATTGGGGACGAAGTGGAAATCGTGGGCATTAAACCCACCCAAAAAACCACCGTTACGGGCGTAGAAATGTTCCGCAAAGAACTTGAAAAAGGCGAAGCGGGCGACAATGTGGGCGTGCTTTTACGCGGTACTAAAAAAGAAGAAGTCTTCCGTGGCATGGTGCTTTGCAAACCCGGCTCCATCACCCCACACAAAAAATTTGAGGGCGAAGTGTATGTGCTCTCTAAAGAGGAAGGCGGCCGCCATACCCCCTTCTTCAACGGCTACCGCCCCCAATTCTATGTCCGCACCACCGATGTAACCGGCTCCATCACTTTGCCTGAAGGCACTGAAATGATCATGCCCGGGGACAACACCAAAATCGTGGTCGAACTCATCAGCTCTATTGCCCTAGAGCTAGGGACAAAATTTGCGATCCGTGAGGGCGGTAAAACCGTGGGTGCGGGTGTGGTGACTAAAATCATCGAGTAG
- the rpmG gene encoding 50S ribosomal protein L33 has translation MKVKVGLKCAGCAEINYSTTKNAKTNTEKLELKKFCPRENKHTIHKEVKLKSS, from the coding sequence GTGAAAGTTAAGGTAGGATTGAAGTGTGCAGGTTGTGCTGAGATCAATTACAGCACAACCAAGAATGCCAAGACAAACACAGAGAAACTGGAGCTCAAAAAGTTCTGCCCTAGGGAGAATAAGCACACCATCCATAAGGAAGTGAAGCTTAAAAGCAGTTAG
- the secE gene encoding preprotein translocase subunit SecE, with amino-acid sequence MDKLLAQYKLTKEELSKVIFPLKEQIRNALVSVLIVVTIITLFLALIDFVLSSFVASIL; translated from the coding sequence ATGGATAAATTATTAGCGCAGTACAAGTTGACAAAAGAAGAGCTATCAAAGGTGATCTTTCCGCTCAAAGAGCAGATCAGAAACGCTTTGGTGTCCGTACTCATTGTGGTTACCATCATCACGCTGTTTTTGGCTTTGATCGATTTTGTTTTGTCGTCTTTTGTTGCGAGCATTCTATAA
- the nusG gene encoding transcription termination/antitermination protein NusG translates to MEWYAIQTYSGSEQSVKKAIENMVRENNIADRVQEIIVPTEDVIELSKKSKNKVTERSLYPGYVFIKVDLDTVLWHKIQSLSRVSRFIGESKKPTPLSDADIGNILEKMTNRAAPKPKIYYEKGEVVRIIEGPFANFTATVEEYDVQHRKLKLNVSIFGRNTLIEILYSQVEKII, encoded by the coding sequence ATGGAGTGGTATGCGATCCAAACTTATTCGGGCAGCGAGCAGTCCGTCAAAAAAGCCATTGAAAACATGGTGCGTGAAAACAACATTGCCGATCGGGTGCAAGAGATCATCGTGCCCACGGAGGATGTGATCGAGCTGTCCAAAAAGAGCAAGAATAAAGTTACTGAACGCAGCCTTTATCCCGGCTATGTTTTCATCAAAGTGGATTTAGACACCGTGCTTTGGCACAAAATCCAATCCTTGTCTAGAGTGAGCCGTTTTATTGGGGAGAGCAAAAAACCCACGCCTTTGAGCGATGCGGACATTGGCAATATCTTAGAGAAAATGACCAACCGCGCCGCCCCCAAACCCAAAATTTACTACGAAAAAGGCGAAGTGGTGCGCATCATCGAGGGCCCCTTTGCCAACTTCACCGCCACAGTGGAGGAATACGATGTACAACACCGCAAATTAAAGCTCAATGTGTCCATCTTTGGGCGCAACACTTTGATCGAGATTTTATATTCTCAAGTGGAAAAAATCATTTAA
- the rplK gene encoding 50S ribosomal protein L11, whose protein sequence is MAKKVVGQIKLQVPAGKANPSPPIGPALGQRGVNIMEFCKAFNEKTKDMGSFNIPVIITVYQDKSFTFITKKPPVTDLIKKASGVAKGSDNPLKNKVGKLTSKQVEEIAQTKMEDLNTTTLEAAKKIVLGSARSMGIEVEG, encoded by the coding sequence ATGGCAAAGAAAGTTGTCGGGCAGATCAAACTACAAGTCCCCGCAGGAAAAGCAAACCCCAGCCCCCCCATTGGTCCCGCCTTGGGCCAAAGGGGTGTGAACATCATGGAGTTTTGCAAGGCTTTTAACGAAAAAACCAAGGACATGGGGAGCTTTAACATCCCTGTCATCATCACGGTTTATCAAGATAAAAGTTTCACTTTCATCACCAAAAAGCCCCCTGTAACAGACTTGATTAAAAAGGCGAGTGGCGTGGCTAAGGGCTCGGACAACCCTCTGAAAAACAAAGTCGGTAAACTCACCAGCAAGCAGGTTGAGGAGATTGCCCAAACTAAAATGGAAGATCTCAACACCACCACCCTAGAAGCGGCAAAGAAAATCGTTTTGGGGAGTGCAAGAAGCATGGGCATTGAGGTAGAAGGATAA
- the rplA gene encoding 50S ribosomal protein L1 has product MAKLVKRVEKLNSQFDREKVYSLEEGISVAKSLASAKFDETVEVALRLGVDPRHADQMVRGAVVLPHGTGKKVRVAVFAKDVKLDEAKEAGADVVGGEDLAEEIKNGNTNFDMVIATPDMMAVVGKVGRILGPKGLMPNPKTGTVTMDVKKAVSNAKSGQVNFRVDKKGNLHAPIGKASFNQEQLQDNMLELVRAINRLKPSTSKGKYIRNSVVSLTMSPGVRLNAQELMDVK; this is encoded by the coding sequence ATGGCAAAGCTGGTAAAACGGGTAGAAAAGTTAAACTCTCAATTTGACAGAGAGAAAGTGTATAGCCTTGAAGAGGGCATTAGCGTGGCAAAGTCTTTGGCTTCGGCAAAATTTGATGAAACCGTGGAAGTGGCGTTGCGTCTAGGCGTGGATCCCAGACACGCCGATCAAATGGTGCGTGGAGCGGTGGTACTGCCCCATGGCACGGGTAAAAAAGTCCGCGTGGCGGTCTTTGCGAAAGATGTCAAATTAGACGAGGCCAAAGAAGCCGGGGCCGATGTGGTCGGAGGCGAGGATTTAGCCGAAGAGATCAAAAATGGCAACACGAATTTTGACATGGTGATCGCCACGCCGGACATGATGGCGGTTGTGGGGAAAGTGGGGCGCATTTTAGGGCCAAAAGGACTCATGCCAAACCCAAAAACCGGCACCGTTACGATGGATGTTAAAAAAGCGGTCAGCAATGCCAAGAGCGGGCAAGTGAATTTCCGCGTGGATAAAAAGGGCAATTTGCACGCCCCCATCGGCAAAGCGAGTTTCAACCAAGAACAGCTCCAAGACAACATGCTCGAGTTGGTGCGTGCGATCAATCGGCTCAAACCCAGCACTTCAAAGGGCAAATACATCCGCAACAGCGTGGTGTCCTTGACGATGTCGCCCGGGGTGCGTTTGAATGCCCAAGAACTCATGGATGTCAAATAG
- the rplJ gene encoding 50S ribosomal protein L10, producing the protein MHKEQKQELVSKLTDAFAGMQALVVCDYKGLRVQHLEKLRNAARPQGISVQVIKNTLASLALKGANLEPLELKETNVFIWGADQIALSKLVMDFAKEHKERFIVKMGLFEKQVVDTNHIEAVSKLPSREELIGMLLSVWSAPARYFVTGLDNLRKAKEQE; encoded by the coding sequence ATGCATAAAGAACAAAAACAAGAGCTGGTTTCTAAGCTCACCGATGCTTTTGCTGGGATGCAAGCCTTAGTGGTGTGCGATTACAAGGGCTTGCGGGTGCAACATTTAGAAAAGTTGCGTAATGCCGCCCGCCCACAAGGCATCAGCGTGCAGGTGATCAAAAACACCCTTGCGTCTTTGGCTTTAAAAGGGGCAAACCTAGAGCCTTTAGAGCTGAAAGAAACCAATGTCTTCATTTGGGGCGCAGACCAAATTGCGCTGTCCAAATTGGTCATGGACTTTGCTAAAGAGCATAAAGAACGCTTTATTGTCAAAATGGGGCTGTTTGAAAAGCAAGTGGTGGATACGAACCACATTGAAGCGGTGTCTAAATTGCCCAGCCGCGAAGAGCTCATCGGGATGTTGCTGTCTGTTTGGAGCGCTCCTGCACGCTACTTTGTTACGGGCTTAGACAATTTGAGAAAAGCAAAAGAACAAGAATAA
- the rplL gene encoding 50S ribosomal protein L7/L12 translates to MAITKEEVLEYIGSLSVLELSALVKDFEEKFGVSAAPTVVAGAVAGAPAEAAEEKTEFSVVLAETGAEKIKVIKVVREITGLGLKEAKEATEKTPHVLKEGVNKEEAETIKKKLEEVGAKAEIK, encoded by the coding sequence ATGGCAATCACTAAAGAGGAAGTCTTAGAGTATATTGGGTCTTTGAGTGTGCTAGAACTTAGCGCACTTGTCAAAGACTTTGAGGAAAAGTTTGGCGTGAGCGCGGCCCCCACCGTGGTGGCTGGGGCTGTGGCCGGCGCACCTGCTGAAGCGGCTGAGGAAAAAACCGAATTTAGCGTGGTGCTCGCGGAGACCGGGGCGGAAAAAATCAAAGTCATTAAAGTCGTGCGCGAAATCACCGGCTTAGGACTTAAAGAGGCGAAAGAAGCCACAGAGAAAACCCCCCATGTGTTGAAAGAGGGCGTGAATAAAGAGGAAGCCGAAACCATTAAAAAGAAACTTGAAGAAGTCGGGGCGAAGGCTGAAATTAAGTAA